One window of Aggregicoccus sp. 17bor-14 genomic DNA carries:
- the murG gene encoding undecaprenyldiphospho-muramoylpentapeptide beta-N-acetylglucosaminyltransferase, which produces MKVLIAGGGTGGHLFPGIALAEEVTTRHPRNEVVFAGTDRGLEARVVPAAGYLLETIPAQGLKGKGFLGLLRGLLALPLAFVKSFRILVRHKPDVVVGVGGYSSGPVVLAAWLMGIPTAVQEQNALPGFTNKVLGKMVKVVFTSFPEAARFFPPAKVHLIGNPIRRKLMDNYLRSSVAHDGFNVLVFGGSLGAKALNARMIEALDSLGDLKEQISFVHQTGKKDVEAVREGYAARGFKAQVSEFIEDMSAAYANAELVVCRAGATTLAELTVCKKASILVPFPHATDNHQEVNAMSLVNVGAAVMMREGELTGEKLAQEIRRLKEHPEQRRQMEKRAGLLGRPEAAKELADVCVELMVQTWGQNGRERPEKGAEVRK; this is translated from the coding sequence GTGAAGGTGCTCATCGCAGGCGGAGGCACCGGGGGCCACCTCTTTCCCGGCATCGCGCTCGCCGAGGAGGTGACCACGCGCCACCCGCGCAACGAGGTGGTGTTCGCGGGCACCGACCGCGGGCTCGAGGCGCGCGTGGTGCCGGCGGCGGGCTACCTGCTGGAGACCATTCCGGCGCAGGGGCTCAAGGGCAAGGGCTTCCTCGGCCTGCTGCGCGGGCTGCTCGCGCTGCCGCTCGCCTTCGTGAAGAGCTTCCGCATCCTCGTGCGCCACAAGCCGGACGTGGTGGTGGGGGTGGGCGGCTACTCGAGCGGGCCGGTGGTGCTCGCGGCGTGGCTGATGGGCATCCCCACCGCGGTGCAGGAGCAGAACGCGCTGCCGGGCTTCACCAACAAGGTGCTGGGGAAGATGGTCAAGGTCGTCTTCACCTCCTTCCCGGAGGCGGCGCGCTTCTTCCCGCCCGCGAAGGTGCACCTCATCGGCAACCCCATCCGCCGCAAGCTGATGGACAACTACCTGCGCTCGAGCGTCGCGCACGACGGCTTCAACGTGCTCGTGTTCGGCGGGAGCCTCGGCGCCAAGGCGCTCAACGCGCGGATGATCGAGGCGCTGGACTCGCTCGGAGATCTCAAGGAGCAGATCTCCTTCGTGCACCAGACGGGCAAGAAGGACGTGGAGGCGGTGCGCGAGGGCTACGCCGCGCGCGGCTTCAAGGCCCAGGTGAGCGAGTTCATCGAGGACATGTCCGCGGCCTACGCGAACGCCGAGCTGGTGGTGTGCCGCGCGGGCGCGACGACGCTCGCCGAGCTCACCGTCTGCAAGAAGGCGAGCATCCTGGTGCCCTTCCCCCACGCCACGGACAACCACCAGGAGGTCAACGCGATGAGCCTGGTGAACGTGGGCGCGGCAGTGATGATGCGCGAGGGCGAGCTCACCGGCGAGAAGCTCGCGCAGGAGATCCGCCGCCTCAAGGAGCACCCGGAGCAGCGCCGCCAGATGGAGAAGCGCGCGGGGCTGCTGGGCCGGCCCGAGGCGGCGAAGGAGCTCGCGGACGTGTGCGTGGAGCTGATGGTGCAGACCTGGGGCCAGAACGGCCGCGAGCGCCCGGAGAAGGGCGCGGAGGTGCGCAAGTGA
- the murB gene encoding UDP-N-acetylmuramate dehydrogenase, with the protein MGASLVQGLEAIPGLEVRGDAPLAPLTSVRAGGSADALVRPRSPDALVALLRHLRAEGLPLTVLGGGANTLVGDGGVRGVTLRLPGDLFAEGVELGAEEGRLTLGAGAAIVRLPNLMRTHALVGAEFLAGIPGTLGGAVTMNAGTKNGEAFRVVEAVELATAEGVGWLPRERIPHAYRHTELPAGSVVTRVRFCLRRAGPEELAASKAAMEADLGYRKRTQPLSQPNFGSVFTNPTGDHAGRLIELAGLKGHVLGRAQVSTLHANWIVNLGGAAARDVLGLMMLMQTRVRELSGVELHPEVKRVGEFLP; encoded by the coding sequence ATGGGCGCGTCTCTCGTGCAAGGGCTCGAGGCGATTCCCGGGCTCGAGGTGCGCGGCGACGCGCCGCTCGCCCCGCTCACCAGCGTGCGTGCCGGCGGCAGCGCGGACGCGCTGGTGCGCCCGCGCTCTCCGGACGCGCTCGTCGCCCTGCTGCGCCACCTGCGCGCGGAAGGGCTTCCGCTCACGGTGCTGGGCGGCGGGGCGAACACGCTGGTGGGTGACGGCGGGGTGCGCGGCGTGACACTGCGGCTGCCCGGAGACCTCTTCGCGGAAGGCGTGGAGCTGGGGGCGGAGGAGGGGAGGCTCACGCTGGGCGCGGGTGCGGCCATCGTGCGGCTGCCCAACCTGATGCGCACCCACGCGCTGGTGGGCGCGGAGTTCCTCGCGGGAATTCCGGGCACGCTGGGTGGCGCGGTGACCATGAACGCCGGCACCAAGAACGGCGAGGCCTTCCGCGTGGTGGAGGCGGTGGAGCTGGCGACGGCGGAGGGGGTGGGGTGGCTGCCGCGCGAGCGCATCCCCCACGCCTACCGCCACACGGAGCTGCCCGCGGGCAGCGTGGTGACGCGGGTGCGCTTCTGCCTGCGGCGCGCCGGTCCCGAGGAGCTCGCGGCCTCGAAGGCGGCGATGGAGGCGGACCTCGGCTACCGCAAGCGCACCCAGCCCCTGAGCCAGCCGAACTTCGGCAGCGTCTTCACCAACCCAACGGGAGACCACGCGGGAAGGCTCATCGAGCTCGCCGGTCTCAAGGGACACGTCCTCGGGCGCGCGCAGGTGTCCACGCTGCACGCGAACTGGATCGTGAACCTGGGCGGCGCCGCGGCGCGCGACGTGCTCGGGCTGATGATGCTGATGCAGACGCGGGTGCGCGAGCTCTCGGGCGTGGAGCTGCACCCGGAGGTCAAGCGCGTGGGTGAGTTCCTGCCCTGA
- the murD gene encoding UDP-N-acetylmuramoyl-L-alanine--D-glutamate ligase, whose product MASPQMKPLQDLPRDLKGRKVAVFGLAKSGLAAARLLGAHGARVTAVDARSEAALGEAAASLRAAGVALAVGAPPPAGLLEGQDLVVVSPGVPLALPELARTRAAGVPVWGEVELAGRLLSHVPLFGITGTNGKSTTTALTGELFAASGARTFVGGNLGRPFSEAAEQPGAWDALVVELSSFQLEGIAQLAPRGAALLNLTPDHLDRYEDHRAYGAAKARIFMNQGPEDFCVVNADDPEVMRLAEGARSRVYGFSLTGLVAAPAPALAGLATAEEGGFRLALEQGAPPERYRLGNRSLRGAHNTQNAMAAALLARLGGVAPDAVQAGLDGYPGLAHRLESVRVLGGVEWVNDSKATNVDSVLVALRAFAGPLWLIAGGKGKGAPYAPMVEAGQGRVKGVLTIGQDAEALAQAYGGKAEVHPCGTLAQAVARARQLAREGDTVLLSPACASYDQFQNFEDRGEQFKQLVRALA is encoded by the coding sequence ATGGCCTCGCCCCAGATGAAGCCGCTGCAGGACCTCCCCCGGGACTTGAAGGGCCGCAAGGTCGCGGTGTTCGGGCTCGCGAAGAGCGGGCTCGCGGCGGCGCGGCTGCTCGGCGCGCACGGCGCCCGCGTGACGGCGGTGGACGCGCGCAGCGAAGCGGCCCTGGGCGAGGCGGCCGCCTCCTTGCGCGCCGCGGGCGTGGCGCTCGCCGTGGGCGCGCCGCCCCCCGCGGGGCTGCTCGAGGGGCAGGACCTGGTGGTGGTGAGCCCGGGCGTGCCCCTGGCCCTGCCGGAGCTCGCGCGCACGCGCGCCGCGGGCGTACCGGTGTGGGGCGAGGTGGAGCTCGCCGGGCGCCTCCTCTCGCACGTGCCCCTGTTCGGCATCACCGGCACCAACGGCAAGAGCACGACGACGGCGCTCACCGGCGAGCTCTTCGCGGCGAGCGGCGCGCGCACCTTCGTGGGCGGCAACCTGGGCCGGCCCTTCAGCGAGGCCGCGGAGCAGCCGGGCGCGTGGGATGCGCTGGTGGTGGAGCTGAGCAGCTTCCAGCTCGAGGGCATCGCCCAGCTCGCCCCGCGCGGCGCGGCCCTGCTCAACCTCACCCCGGACCACCTGGACCGCTACGAGGATCACCGCGCCTACGGCGCCGCCAAGGCGCGCATCTTCATGAACCAGGGCCCGGAGGACTTCTGCGTGGTGAACGCGGATGACCCCGAGGTGATGCGGCTCGCGGAGGGCGCGCGCTCGCGCGTGTACGGCTTCTCGCTCACGGGGCTCGTCGCGGCGCCCGCGCCGGCGCTCGCGGGGCTGGCCACCGCGGAGGAGGGCGGCTTCCGGCTCGCGCTCGAGCAGGGTGCACCGCCCGAGCGCTACCGGCTGGGCAACCGCTCCCTGCGCGGGGCGCACAACACCCAGAACGCCATGGCCGCGGCGCTGCTCGCGCGGCTCGGTGGGGTGGCGCCGGACGCGGTGCAGGCGGGGCTGGACGGCTACCCGGGGCTCGCGCACCGGCTGGAGAGCGTGCGCGTGCTCGGGGGCGTAGAGTGGGTGAACGACTCCAAGGCCACCAACGTGGACAGCGTGCTGGTGGCGCTGCGCGCCTTCGCGGGGCCGCTGTGGCTCATTGCCGGAGGCAAGGGCAAGGGCGCGCCGTACGCGCCCATGGTGGAGGCGGGGCAGGGGCGGGTGAAGGGCGTGCTCACCATCGGGCAGGACGCAGAGGCGCTCGCCCAGGCGTACGGGGGAAAAGCGGAGGTACACCCCTGCGGCACGCTGGCCCAGGCGGTGGCGCGTGCGCGGCAGCTCGCGCGCGAGGGCGACACGGTGCTGCTCTCGCCGGCCTGCGCGTCGTACGATCAGTTCCAGAACTTCGAGGACCGCGGCGAGCAGTTCAAGCAGCTGGTCCGAGCGCTGGCGTAG
- the murC gene encoding UDP-N-acetylmuramate--L-alanine ligase, producing MSRVKPPSLFKTRHAAHVHFVGIGGIGMSGIAEVLLNLGYKVSGSDLKESDITRRLAKLGADVRLGHKAENLVQADVVVISSAVKKDNPEVMAARARKIPVIPRAEMLAELMRLKYAVAMAGSHGKTTTTSMVATVLAAAGLDPTAVVGGKVNVLGSNAKLGKSELMVVEADESDGSFLHLHPSIAVVTNIDPEHLDHYGNLDALKRAFVEFCNRVPFYGLNVLCLDHPNVQALLPHLEKRYVTYGSSHMADYRLEGVELDGYSTRFRAWRRDEDLGEFRVRMVGAHNALNALAVIAVAEEMEVPLDTVRTALAEFGGVQRRFTVKGEARGITVVDDYGHHPTEVLATLAGARRAFGRRVVVAFQPHRYTRTRDLLSEFATAFNDADVLFVSGVYAAGEEPIPGANGEALAEAVRAHGHRDVTYVEKRTDLPGALLPRLKDGDIVLTLGAGDITQVGPDLLGLLGHAAPERSA from the coding sequence GTGAGCCGCGTGAAGCCGCCGAGCCTGTTCAAGACGCGCCACGCCGCCCACGTGCACTTCGTGGGCATCGGCGGCATCGGGATGAGCGGCATCGCCGAGGTGCTGCTCAACCTCGGCTACAAGGTGAGCGGCTCGGACCTCAAGGAGAGCGACATCACGCGCCGGCTCGCCAAGCTGGGCGCGGACGTGCGCCTGGGCCACAAGGCCGAGAACCTGGTGCAGGCGGACGTGGTGGTCATCTCCTCCGCGGTGAAGAAGGACAACCCCGAGGTGATGGCGGCGCGCGCGCGCAAGATCCCCGTCATCCCGCGCGCCGAGATGCTCGCGGAGCTGATGCGGCTCAAGTACGCGGTCGCCATGGCGGGAAGCCACGGCAAGACCACCACCACCTCCATGGTGGCCACGGTGCTCGCGGCGGCCGGCCTGGACCCCACCGCGGTGGTGGGCGGCAAGGTCAACGTGCTGGGCAGCAACGCGAAGCTCGGCAAGAGCGAGCTGATGGTGGTGGAGGCGGACGAGAGCGACGGCTCCTTCCTGCACCTGCACCCCTCCATCGCGGTGGTCACCAACATCGACCCCGAGCACCTGGACCACTACGGCAACCTGGACGCGCTCAAGCGCGCCTTCGTGGAGTTCTGCAACCGCGTGCCCTTCTACGGGCTCAACGTGCTGTGCCTGGACCACCCCAACGTGCAGGCGCTGCTGCCGCACCTCGAGAAGCGCTACGTCACCTACGGCAGCTCGCACATGGCGGACTACCGGCTGGAGGGCGTGGAGCTGGACGGCTACAGCACGCGCTTTCGCGCCTGGCGCCGCGACGAGGACCTGGGCGAGTTCCGCGTGCGCATGGTGGGCGCGCACAACGCGCTCAACGCGCTCGCGGTCATCGCGGTGGCCGAGGAGATGGAGGTGCCGCTGGACACCGTGCGCACGGCGCTCGCGGAGTTCGGCGGGGTGCAGCGGCGCTTCACCGTGAAGGGCGAGGCGCGCGGCATCACCGTGGTGGACGACTACGGGCACCACCCCACCGAGGTGCTGGCCACGCTCGCCGGCGCGCGCCGCGCCTTCGGGCGGCGCGTGGTGGTGGCCTTCCAGCCGCACCGCTACACCCGCACGCGCGACCTGCTCTCCGAGTTCGCCACCGCCTTCAACGACGCGGACGTGCTCTTCGTCTCCGGCGTGTACGCGGCCGGCGAGGAGCCCATCCCGGGCGCGAACGGCGAGGCGCTGGCGGAAGCGGTGCGCGCGCACGGCCACCGCGACGTCACCTACGTGGAGAAGCGCACCGACCTTCCGGGCGCGCTGCTGCCGCGGCTCAAGGACGGCGACATCGTGCTCACCCTGGGCGCCGGCGACATCACCCAGGTGGGCCCCGACCTGCTCGGCCTGCTCGGCCACGCCGCGCCCGAGCGCAGCGCCTGA
- the ftsW gene encoding putative lipid II flippase FtsW, translating into MKSSSPAVRFDPVLLGAVFLLVALGLVMVYSASAVLAQDKLGDSLYFLKRQLAAAGMGLVAMAVAMKVGWRRLARFAYPLLLITLVLLVAVLIPGLGSTAGGAQRWIRLPGFGLQPAEVAKFSWVVYLAYSLAKKREKVATFSVGFLPHLLLCGLLVALCMKQPDFGSSVLLVFLLFVLLFAAGTKLSFLVGSVLAALPLAYVAVARSPYRMKRILAFTDPWAHRHDVGYQVAESLMSIGSGGVTGLGLGDGRQKLFFLPEAHTDFIFSIIAEELGLIGVAVLVTLYGVILWRGVRAALAAGETFGTYLGLGLCSIIGFQAVVNMCVAMGLLPTKGLTLPFVSYGGTSLVIMMGAAGVLLSLSASAEGARAPVRSGVGASVGSDVREVSA; encoded by the coding sequence ATGAAGTCCTCCTCTCCCGCCGTCCGCTTCGACCCGGTGCTCCTGGGCGCGGTGTTCCTCCTCGTGGCCCTGGGGCTGGTGATGGTCTACTCGGCCAGCGCCGTGCTCGCGCAGGACAAGCTGGGTGACAGCCTCTACTTCCTCAAGCGCCAGCTCGCGGCCGCCGGCATGGGCCTGGTCGCGATGGCGGTGGCGATGAAGGTGGGCTGGCGCCGGCTCGCGCGCTTCGCCTACCCGCTGCTCCTCATCACCCTCGTGCTGCTGGTGGCGGTGCTCATCCCGGGGCTGGGCAGCACCGCGGGCGGCGCGCAGCGGTGGATCCGCCTGCCGGGCTTCGGGCTGCAGCCCGCGGAGGTCGCGAAGTTCTCCTGGGTGGTCTACCTGGCCTACTCACTCGCGAAGAAGCGCGAGAAGGTGGCGACCTTCTCGGTGGGCTTCCTGCCGCACCTGCTGCTGTGCGGCCTGCTGGTGGCGCTGTGCATGAAGCAGCCGGACTTCGGCAGCTCGGTGCTGCTGGTGTTCCTGCTCTTCGTGCTGCTCTTCGCGGCCGGAACGAAGCTGAGCTTCCTGGTGGGCAGCGTGCTCGCGGCGCTGCCGCTCGCGTACGTCGCGGTGGCGCGCAGCCCCTACCGCATGAAGCGCATCCTCGCCTTCACCGACCCGTGGGCGCACCGCCACGACGTGGGCTACCAGGTGGCCGAGAGCCTGATGTCCATCGGCAGTGGCGGCGTCACCGGGCTGGGGCTGGGGGACGGGCGCCAGAAGCTCTTCTTCCTGCCCGAGGCGCACACCGACTTCATCTTCTCCATCATCGCCGAGGAGCTGGGGCTCATCGGGGTGGCGGTGCTGGTGACGCTCTACGGCGTCATCCTCTGGCGCGGGGTGCGCGCGGCGCTCGCCGCAGGGGAGACGTTCGGCACCTACCTGGGGCTGGGGCTGTGCTCCATCATCGGGTTCCAGGCGGTGGTGAACATGTGCGTGGCGATGGGGCTCCTGCCGACGAAGGGGCTGACCCTGCCCTTCGTCTCCTACGGCGGCACCTCGCTCGTCATCATGATGGGCGCGGCCGGGGTGCTCCTGTCCCTGAGCGCGAGCGCGGAAGGGGCGCGCGCCCCGGTGCGCAGCGGCGTGGGCGCGAGCGTGGGCTCGGACGTGCGGGAGGTGTCGGCGTGA